From the genome of Thermococcus chitonophagus, one region includes:
- a CDS encoding AI-2E family transporter — MDLNKIVLGVVAVIIVYLAILTIIPFFSALFFAFVTAYALEPVHVRLSRKIGVRKSAIALTLLILMIALGTLLLLVYTLTPVVDQAYLYLSDAEKFIKTVQLPIGSIEELTTQAIEKGKEYLVNLTFSIPKYLLQTVVYLAFVYFFLIKRNAIRELLVFEDERLNRIVERGNLTLQALIRAWLLLNIAKGFLMTLGFIMFRVSNLPTAILAGILTILFSFVPLFEGWMIWVAGSFYLFKQGHLLSALGLAVYGALLVSPTPDFTIRPKLVAREANFDETIVLIGMIGGTWGLGLKGLIIGPIVLNVAIEMLKEWKKITNPPRS, encoded by the coding sequence ATGGATCTGAATAAAATAGTGCTAGGTGTCGTAGCTGTAATCATAGTGTACCTGGCAATACTAACGATTATCCCATTTTTCTCGGCCCTATTCTTCGCGTTTGTAACCGCCTATGCCCTCGAACCAGTACACGTTAGGCTGTCCAGGAAAATTGGGGTTAGAAAGTCTGCCATTGCACTAACCCTGCTCATTCTCATGATAGCACTCGGAACCCTGCTCCTCCTCGTGTACACCCTCACTCCCGTGGTGGATCAAGCCTACCTGTACCTTTCAGATGCAGAAAAATTCATAAAAACAGTCCAGCTCCCAATAGGCTCAATTGAAGAGCTGACGACTCAGGCGATAGAGAAGGGAAAGGAGTACCTTGTAAATCTAACGTTCTCCATTCCAAAGTATCTCCTCCAGACGGTTGTGTATCTAGCGTTCGTGTACTTCTTCTTAATAAAGAGGAACGCAATTCGCGAGTTGCTCGTGTTTGAAGATGAGAGGCTCAACAGAATAGTAGAGCGAGGAAACTTAACGCTCCAGGCACTCATAAGGGCATGGCTCCTTCTCAACATAGCGAAGGGCTTTCTCATGACCCTTGGCTTCATAATGTTCAGGGTTTCAAACCTTCCAACGGCGATACTCGCTGGGATACTCACTATCCTCTTCTCCTTCGTTCCGTTGTTTGAGGGCTGGATGATATGGGTGGCGGGCAGCTTCTACCTCTTCAAGCAGGGGCACCTGCTCTCGGCCTTAGGCTTGGCAGTTTATGGAGCACTCCTGGTCTCTCCAACACCAGACTTCACGATAAGGCCAAAGCTGGTTGCCAGGGAAGCCAACTTTGATGAGACTATAGTTTTGATAGGAATGATAGGCGGAACCTGGGGCCTTGGACTTAAAGGGCTCATAATAGGCCCAATAGTCCTCAATGTGGCAATAGAAATGCTGAAGGAGTGGAAGAAAATCACAAACCCTCCACGATCTTGA
- a CDS encoding HIT family protein: protein MQCPFCTPEPRNLLYEDGLIRILVDSYPANRGHLLVVPKRHVTRVEDLTWEEKLAIMKGVERAMEALKEVLSPDGFNVGMNIGGVAGQTVEHLHVHVIPRYRGDCNFPRGGVRKAVLDIEDENLANKERWVRNRLSEWEIERLRVAINGSE from the coding sequence ATGCAGTGCCCTTTCTGCACTCCAGAGCCGAGAAATCTCCTGTACGAGGACGGGCTGATAAGGATACTCGTTGACAGCTATCCCGCAAACAGGGGGCACCTGCTCGTAGTCCCAAAGAGGCACGTCACCAGAGTTGAGGATTTAACTTGGGAGGAGAAGCTTGCGATAATGAAAGGCGTGGAGAGGGCTATGGAAGCCTTGAAGGAAGTGCTATCGCCGGATGGCTTTAACGTTGGAATGAACATTGGAGGAGTAGCAGGCCAAACCGTCGAACACTTACACGTTCATGTGATTCCTAGGTACAGGGGTGACTGCAACTTCCCAAGGGGAGGGGTTAGGAAGGCCGTGCTTGACATTGAGGACGAAAACTTGGCAAACAAGGAGAGGTGGGTAAGGAATAGGCTCAGCGAGTGGGAGATAGAAAGGCTGAGGGTGGCTATTAATGGATCTGAATAA